Proteins encoded together in one Streptomyces rubradiris window:
- a CDS encoding ADP-ribosylglycohydrolase family protein, which produces MEQRTGRVIATVVGAAVGDALGAPFEFGPPGAFSARFPEPGCGGEMCGGGGWEPGEATDDTQMAVLVAESLLRQGKLDLPDIFARFQRWAAAEPKDIGLQTEDVLTNGMPWDLAAALHFQVNRRAAGNGSLMRASTSAVCFARAGRTATMDAARRIAALTHGDRAAWEGTAIFHELVRLALEGADPLAALPGVPAAVHPDHRRRYGTVLAADWHPEQATEFNGAVWPCLGTAVWALRTTTTFEDALRAAVDVGGDTDTVAAVTGGLAGACHGWEAIPARWTDPLHVPLPGFGGRVLRSADLADLAHRLGAGLERPAVPRRWVPRPPCRPRRRGRRTGRPSPSTGG; this is translated from the coding sequence GTGGAACAGCGTACGGGGCGAGTCATCGCGACGGTCGTCGGTGCCGCGGTGGGTGACGCGCTGGGGGCCCCTTTCGAGTTCGGTCCCCCGGGTGCGTTCTCCGCCCGGTTCCCGGAGCCGGGGTGCGGTGGAGAGATGTGCGGAGGCGGCGGCTGGGAACCGGGCGAGGCCACGGACGACACGCAGATGGCCGTACTGGTCGCGGAGTCGCTCCTGCGGCAGGGCAAACTTGACCTGCCCGACATCTTCGCCCGTTTCCAGCGGTGGGCGGCGGCCGAACCCAAAGACATCGGGTTGCAGACCGAGGACGTGCTGACGAACGGCATGCCGTGGGATCTGGCCGCCGCGCTGCACTTCCAGGTCAACCGGCGAGCGGCCGGCAACGGCTCGTTGATGAGGGCCTCGACCTCCGCGGTCTGCTTCGCGCGTGCCGGTCGTACGGCCACGATGGATGCCGCCCGGCGCATCGCCGCCCTCACCCATGGCGACCGCGCCGCCTGGGAAGGCACCGCCATATTCCACGAACTCGTCCGCCTCGCGCTGGAGGGCGCCGACCCGCTCGCCGCCCTTCCCGGTGTGCCGGCCGCCGTTCATCCCGACCACCGCCGGCGATACGGTACGGTCCTCGCCGCCGACTGGCACCCGGAGCAGGCCACCGAGTTCAACGGCGCGGTCTGGCCCTGTCTGGGGACGGCGGTCTGGGCCCTGCGCACCACGACCACCTTCGAGGACGCCCTGCGCGCGGCCGTCGACGTCGGCGGGGACACGGACACCGTCGCCGCGGTCACCGGAGGGCTCGCGGGCGCGTGTCACGGATGGGAAGCGATCCCCGCGCGCTGGACCGATCCCTTGCACGTGCCCTTGCCGGGGTTCGGCGGACGGGTACTGCGGTCGGCGGATCTGGCCGATCTCGCGCACCGCCTCGGGGCCGGACTGGAGCGCCCAGCAGTACCGCGGCGTTGGGTGCCGCGTCCGCCATGCCGTCCCCGGCGCCGAGGACGCCGGACAGGCCGTCCATCGCCCAGTACGGGCGGGTGA
- a CDS encoding M24 family metallopeptidase — protein sequence MTDSPAHPGVDLRALSDRRTARLTGWMADAGLDHLVLTGPDHIRYATGHRAQLVSEGVDWYAAIVGADGEAEVFVPFTDTDVPEPGPALPRLRRLRPAPSWAPAACQPGQWARSLATALSTRHARRVGYDALDAGILHDVAADLPGTRFRPCAADLFALRAVKDPLEIALVEAACRINAAALDLAVDSADIGTRDHDLLAVAAAHQHRLGAEFLTHSVCNVRKGSGGWFADGAPLKEGEPFFLDIGCHGPGGYASDAARTGFVGEPPAGIARAWQQLLTAYQEGQDAARPGVRCSVIHETINACLARHKLPVTPYGTGHGVGLRCCELPSINAAGRMDSDAVLRPGHVIALEPETAVDHHGTLFVLKIEDNFAVTETGLRRLTHHTRA from the coding sequence ATGACCGACTCGCCTGCCCACCCCGGTGTCGACCTGCGCGCCCTCAGCGACAGGCGCACCGCCCGGTTGACCGGATGGATGGCCGACGCCGGCCTCGACCACCTGGTCCTCACCGGCCCGGACCACATCCGTTACGCCACCGGCCACCGCGCGCAACTCGTCAGCGAGGGCGTCGACTGGTACGCCGCGATCGTCGGCGCCGACGGCGAGGCGGAGGTGTTCGTACCCTTCACCGACACCGACGTGCCCGAGCCGGGCCCGGCACTGCCCAGGTTGCGGCGCCTCCGGCCGGCTCCCTCCTGGGCCCCGGCCGCCTGCCAGCCCGGGCAGTGGGCACGCTCCCTCGCCACCGCCCTGAGTACCCGTCACGCGAGACGCGTGGGATACGACGCACTGGACGCCGGTATCCTCCACGACGTCGCGGCCGACCTGCCAGGCACCCGTTTCAGGCCGTGCGCCGCCGATCTGTTCGCCCTGCGCGCCGTCAAGGACCCGCTGGAGATCGCCCTCGTCGAAGCCGCCTGCCGCATCAACGCGGCGGCCCTCGACCTGGCCGTGGACAGCGCCGACATCGGCACGCGCGATCACGACCTGCTCGCCGTGGCCGCGGCCCACCAGCACCGGTTGGGGGCCGAGTTCCTCACCCACTCGGTCTGCAACGTCCGCAAGGGCAGCGGCGGCTGGTTCGCCGACGGCGCCCCGCTGAAGGAAGGCGAACCCTTCTTCCTCGACATCGGCTGCCACGGACCCGGAGGATACGCCTCCGACGCCGCCCGTACCGGATTCGTCGGAGAACCACCGGCCGGCATCGCCCGCGCCTGGCAGCAGCTGCTCACCGCCTACCAGGAAGGACAGGACGCGGCGCGCCCGGGGGTGCGATGCTCCGTGATCCACGAGACCATCAACGCGTGCCTCGCCCGGCACAAGCTGCCGGTTACGCCCTACGGAACAGGGCACGGCGTCGGTCTGCGCTGCTGCGAACTGCCCTCCATCAACGCCGCCGGCCGCATGGACAGCGACGCCGTCCTGAGGCCGGGCCACGTCATCGCCCTCGAACCGGAGACCGCCGTGGACCACCATGGCACCCTGTTCGTCCTCAAGATCGAGGACAACTTCGCCGTCACCGAAACAGGACTGCGCCGGCTCACCCACCACACGCGCGCCTGA
- a CDS encoding pyridoxal phosphate-dependent decarboxylase family protein, which translates to MAPLDAAALAGSPEGMAALRRLVDEVLRAAQAGARRRGGPVAVGGPAAVAERNSDLLAGVLPLEGLSDAEALVPLAEAFAWGSVDLASPSTAAFLQCPPLTVAAAADLVVSTFNQSVDVWDSGPFPIELEKAVFEQLRVLTGLPEGTTGVMTPGGSIANLLAVIIARDVRGSALCGVGLTEEGLQAAPRRLRVVCSREAHVSVDRAIAAAGLGNAAAVVVETGADGRMTAGAVHAALTALPADHVPFALLATAGTTDLGAIDDLPALAELAHAHGMWFHVDAAYGAGMLFSPRMRPLFAGIERADSITLDLHKFAWQPASSSVLMVRDGRHFRPLQREAAYLNPRDDEQAGLPNQLGHTLETTRRADVLKVAASFRYLGRRGMAELIDHCHTMARHAERLVAGHPRLRAAAPVVLTRLVFRYLPRRPELTDQVNAGLRRRLLTRGSAVIGRTTRVVEGVGRTHLKLTVINPRTTAQDIENLIAGIVAAGEAEERAIREQGRR; encoded by the coding sequence ATGGCACCGCTCGATGCCGCCGCTCTGGCGGGAAGCCCCGAGGGGATGGCCGCGCTGCGACGCCTCGTCGACGAGGTTCTGCGGGCCGCGCAGGCCGGCGCTCGGCGCCGGGGCGGCCCGGTAGCCGTGGGCGGACCGGCCGCGGTCGCCGAGCGGAACTCCGACCTGCTGGCGGGAGTGCTGCCCCTGGAGGGGCTCTCGGACGCCGAGGCCCTGGTGCCGCTCGCGGAGGCGTTCGCCTGGGGAAGCGTCGACCTGGCCTCACCGTCGACTGCGGCGTTCCTGCAGTGCCCACCGCTCACCGTCGCCGCCGCCGCGGACTTGGTGGTGAGCACGTTCAACCAGTCGGTGGACGTCTGGGACAGCGGCCCCTTCCCCATCGAGCTGGAGAAGGCGGTGTTCGAGCAGCTTCGTGTGCTGACCGGACTGCCCGAAGGGACCACGGGGGTGATGACTCCGGGCGGTTCGATCGCCAATCTGCTGGCCGTGATCATCGCCCGGGACGTGCGCGGGTCGGCGCTGTGCGGAGTGGGCTTGACAGAAGAAGGCCTGCAGGCGGCCCCGCGACGACTACGGGTGGTCTGCTCGCGCGAGGCACACGTCAGCGTCGACCGGGCGATCGCGGCGGCCGGTCTCGGCAACGCGGCCGCGGTGGTGGTGGAAACCGGCGCGGACGGCCGGATGACAGCCGGGGCGGTGCACGCCGCCCTGACCGCCCTGCCGGCGGATCACGTGCCCTTCGCTCTGCTGGCCACTGCCGGGACCACGGACCTCGGCGCCATCGACGACCTCCCCGCCCTGGCCGAACTCGCGCACGCGCACGGTATGTGGTTCCACGTCGACGCCGCCTACGGCGCCGGCATGCTGTTCTCACCACGGATGCGACCGCTGTTCGCCGGTATCGAACGGGCCGACTCCATCACCCTGGACCTGCACAAGTTCGCCTGGCAGCCCGCCTCCTCCAGTGTGCTGATGGTGCGCGACGGCCGTCACTTCCGTCCCCTGCAGCGCGAAGCCGCCTACCTCAACCCCCGGGACGACGAGCAGGCCGGTCTTCCCAACCAACTCGGCCACACCCTGGAGACCACGCGGCGGGCCGACGTACTGAAGGTCGCGGCGTCTTTCCGCTACCTCGGCAGGCGCGGCATGGCCGAGCTGATCGACCACTGCCACACCATGGCGCGGCACGCCGAGCGCCTGGTCGCCGGCCACCCGCGGCTGCGGGCCGCCGCGCCCGTTGTCCTCACCCGCCTCGTCTTCCGTTACCTGCCGCGGCGACCGGAGCTGACCGACCAGGTCAACGCCGGTCTGCGCAGAAGGCTGCTGACCCGGGGAAGTGCCGTCATCGGCCGTACCACCCGCGTTGTCGAAGGCGTCGGGCGTACGCACCTGAAACTGACCGTCATCAACCCGAGGACGACCGCACAGGACATCGAGAACCTGATCGCCGGGATCGTCGCCGCCGGAGAAGCCGAGGAGCGGGCGATCCGGGAGCAGGGAAGACGATGA
- a CDS encoding cytochrome P450 — protein MRIGEKRRFRRDPLAYIDILRRRSGTEVFRLPRGGYCVRDADLAQTLLRSPEYNTGKSGFFNELLPTRDAQVEVGHAVRNLLRAGLPRYRAELTRAVTALPAVSRWPAAGNTLVHRCLTDLLLHPQSPVRTRGLTDQAMRGGVVFHAPRAWRRARAEFLRARLLTALTEEVRHRRRHPADEPRDVLDALLGACPPTEVTDRTLAELHLMMYRAIVVPISASLAWSVLLGCLHHTSDAPWPWPADQVVRETLRYRPVPWLLGRTVPHVVELGGVAFRPGDLLSASPYLMHHEKGRWTAPEEFRPERWEEPGEHGSYVPFGAGPYICAGAAVAQTLLTESLSALTRDARLTVTGGDTRAVISEGNVPRPFVLHRTPRHGGTEHEREGR, from the coding sequence ATGAGAATCGGAGAAAAGCGCCGGTTCCGGCGAGACCCCCTGGCCTACATCGACATCCTCCGTCGCCGTAGCGGCACGGAAGTGTTCCGGCTTCCCCGGGGCGGCTATTGCGTCAGGGACGCGGATCTGGCGCAGACACTGCTGCGCAGCCCGGAGTACAACACGGGGAAGTCGGGATTCTTCAACGAACTCCTGCCCACGCGAGACGCGCAGGTCGAAGTCGGCCACGCGGTACGGAACCTCCTGCGCGCGGGCCTGCCCCGGTACCGCGCCGAGCTGACCCGGGCGGTGACCGCGCTCCCGGCGGTCAGCCGCTGGCCCGCCGCCGGGAACACGCTGGTGCACCGATGCCTCACCGACCTGCTGCTGCACCCCCAAAGCCCCGTACGGACACGCGGGTTGACCGATCAGGCGATGCGCGGGGGAGTGGTGTTCCACGCACCGCGCGCCTGGCGGCGAGCGCGGGCGGAGTTCCTGCGGGCCAGGCTGCTCACCGCCCTGACCGAGGAGGTGCGACACCGTCGGCGACACCCCGCCGACGAACCCCGTGACGTGCTGGACGCCCTGCTCGGCGCCTGCCCTCCCACCGAGGTGACCGACCGGACGCTGGCCGAGCTGCACTTGATGATGTACCGGGCGATCGTGGTGCCCATCAGCGCTTCGCTGGCCTGGTCGGTGCTGCTGGGCTGCCTGCACCACACGTCGGACGCGCCCTGGCCCTGGCCCGCCGACCAGGTCGTGCGGGAGACGCTCCGGTACCGCCCGGTGCCTTGGCTGCTCGGCCGCACCGTCCCGCACGTCGTCGAACTCGGTGGCGTCGCCTTCCGGCCCGGCGACCTCCTCTCCGCCAGCCCGTACCTGATGCACCACGAGAAGGGCCGGTGGACCGCCCCCGAAGAGTTCCGGCCCGAACGCTGGGAGGAGCCGGGCGAACACGGCTCCTACGTACCGTTCGGCGCGGGCCCTTACATCTGTGCCGGCGCGGCGGTGGCGCAGACGCTGCTGACCGAGTCGCTGAGCGCGCTCACCCGCGACGCCCGCCTGACCGTCACCGGCGGCGACACCCGCGCGGTCATCTCCGAAGGCAATGTTCCACGACCGTTCGTCCTCCATCGCACACCACGCCACGGGGGAACCGAGCACGAGAGGGAAGGGAGGTGA
- a CDS encoding 5-dehydro-4-deoxyglucarate dehydratase: MLKGVLFFPVTPFTEDGSIDTTKLSEHLRAGIESGAGGVFAACGTGEFHALDLAEFTSVVRTAVRVAAGRVPVFAGAGGPLPLARQHARAAEEAGADGLLLMPPYLVAGPPPGLVAYVHEVVAAGSLPVIVYQRGTARFDVPAAVEVARLPRVVGLKDGTGDLDLLARIVTAVRADPATGGRDFQFFNGTPTAEGTQLAYRGIGVDLYSSAAFCFVPETALAFHRAVTTGDDELVQRLLAGFFHPLIALRERVPGYAVSLVKAAVRLRGLDVGGVRPPLSDPTPEHLAELEQIIERGAAIR; this comes from the coding sequence GTGCTGAAGGGCGTTCTCTTCTTTCCCGTCACCCCGTTCACGGAGGATGGTTCGATAGACACCACGAAACTTTCGGAGCATCTGAGAGCGGGGATCGAGTCCGGAGCCGGTGGGGTCTTCGCCGCCTGCGGGACCGGGGAGTTCCACGCCCTGGACCTGGCGGAGTTCACCTCCGTGGTGCGTACGGCGGTGCGGGTGGCGGCCGGCCGGGTGCCCGTGTTCGCGGGCGCCGGCGGGCCGTTGCCCCTCGCCCGGCAGCATGCGCGGGCCGCGGAGGAGGCCGGTGCGGACGGGCTGCTGCTGATGCCGCCGTACCTGGTCGCGGGACCGCCCCCCGGGCTGGTCGCCTACGTGCACGAGGTCGTCGCCGCCGGTTCCCTGCCGGTGATCGTCTACCAGCGCGGTACCGCCCGGTTCGACGTACCGGCGGCTGTCGAAGTCGCGCGCCTGCCACGGGTGGTGGGCCTGAAGGACGGCACCGGCGACCTGGACCTGCTGGCCCGGATCGTCACCGCGGTCCGGGCGGACCCGGCCACCGGCGGACGGGATTTCCAGTTCTTCAACGGGACGCCCACCGCCGAAGGGACCCAACTCGCCTACCGCGGCATCGGCGTGGACCTGTATTCCTCGGCGGCGTTCTGCTTCGTTCCCGAGACGGCTCTCGCCTTCCACCGCGCCGTCACCACCGGTGACGACGAGCTGGTGCAGCGGCTGCTGGCCGGCTTCTTCCACCCGTTGATCGCACTGCGCGAACGCGTGCCCGGCTATGCGGTGTCCCTGGTCAAGGCTGCCGTCCGGCTGCGCGGCCTCGACGTGGGGGGCGTGCGTCCACCGCTGAGCGATCCGACGCCCGAGCACCTCGCCGAACTGGAGCAGATCATCGAGAGGGGTGCGGCGATCCGATGA
- a CDS encoding glucarate dehydratase family protein yields MSEDLRISRVDITPVAFKDPALLNAVGVHEPYALRAVVEVTTDQGIAGLGETYADEGHLRRLRAAADAITGMDVHALGAMHRRIAELTGDDRGGDGHGLTGMITTSSTVDRVFSPFEVACLDIQGRAAGRPVSDLLGGAVRAEVPYSAYLFYKWAAHPGHEPDEWGPALDPDGIVAQARRMVERFGFGAIKLKGGVMPPEQEVEAVLALRRAFPGIPLRLDPNAAWTVETSLKVARRLEGVLEYLEDPTPGQEGMARVAREAPMPLATNMCVVAFDELPSAVRDDAVRIVLSDHHYWGGLHRSKLLAGICATFGMGLSMHSNSHLGISLAAMTHLAAATENLTYACDTHWPWKDPAEDVIVPGALGFRAGAVAVPRSPGLGVELDRDALARLHEQYLRCGLRNRDDTGYMRRLDPSYEKKSPRW; encoded by the coding sequence ATGAGCGAGGACCTGCGGATCAGCCGCGTCGACATCACACCGGTGGCGTTCAAGGACCCCGCCCTGCTCAACGCCGTCGGTGTCCACGAGCCTTACGCGCTGCGCGCCGTGGTCGAGGTGACGACGGACCAGGGCATCGCCGGTCTGGGCGAGACCTATGCGGACGAGGGCCACCTGCGCCGGCTGCGTGCGGCGGCCGACGCCATCACCGGCATGGACGTGCACGCCCTCGGCGCGATGCACCGACGGATCGCCGAGCTGACCGGCGACGACCGTGGCGGCGACGGCCACGGCCTGACCGGCATGATCACCACCAGCAGCACGGTCGACCGGGTCTTCTCCCCGTTCGAGGTGGCCTGCCTGGACATCCAGGGCCGTGCCGCCGGCCGTCCCGTCAGCGATCTGCTCGGCGGTGCCGTCCGTGCCGAAGTCCCTTACAGCGCCTACCTGTTCTACAAGTGGGCCGCGCATCCCGGACACGAGCCCGACGAATGGGGGCCCGCACTCGACCCGGACGGCATCGTGGCGCAGGCCCGGCGCATGGTGGAGCGGTTCGGCTTCGGGGCGATCAAGCTCAAAGGCGGTGTGATGCCGCCCGAGCAGGAGGTGGAGGCGGTCCTCGCGCTGCGCCGGGCCTTCCCCGGCATCCCGCTGCGTCTGGACCCCAACGCAGCCTGGACCGTGGAGACTTCGCTGAAGGTGGCCCGTCGGCTGGAAGGCGTCCTGGAGTACCTGGAGGACCCGACCCCCGGTCAGGAGGGCATGGCCCGGGTCGCCCGGGAGGCCCCGATGCCGCTGGCCACCAACATGTGCGTGGTCGCCTTCGACGAACTGCCCTCCGCGGTGCGCGACGACGCGGTCCGGATCGTCCTGTCCGACCACCACTACTGGGGCGGCCTGCACCGCTCCAAGCTGCTCGCCGGGATCTGCGCCACCTTCGGCATGGGGCTGTCCATGCACTCCAACTCCCATCTCGGCATCAGTCTGGCCGCGATGACCCACCTGGCCGCCGCCACCGAGAACCTCACGTACGCCTGCGACACGCACTGGCCGTGGAAGGACCCGGCGGAGGACGTGATCGTCCCGGGCGCGCTCGGCTTCCGGGCCGGCGCGGTCGCCGTGCCCCGCTCCCCCGGCCTCGGCGTGGAACTGGACCGTGACGCGCTGGCCCGGCTGCACGAGCAGTACCTGCGCTGCGGTCTGCGCAACCGGGACGACACCGGCTACATGCGCCGACTGGACCCGTCGTACGAGAAGAAGTCACCGCGCTGGTGA
- a CDS encoding sodium:solute symporter family protein, which translates to MHWLDWAAVGGYFLVMLLIGLWSHRRVDDVSDYFTGGGRMPWWLTGISHHMSGYSAAVFVAYAAVAYDYGITVYVWAFLPLALGTGVGAWLFAPRWNRLRERYQVASPLEYLVRRYNLPTQQALAWSGALLKVFDVAAKWASVAVLLKVFTGMSTTHGILLTGVVTLLYCTVGGLWADALTEFGQFVIQGVAALSMMWVVLDRLGGVSALGTLWHRLPAGHTDPLVGPYTAGFLTAYVVVKLFEYNGGMWNLAQRYMATDSPRSARRSAGLSAALYLVWPAVLLLPAVAAPVLMPHIADPQQTYALMAQSYLPVGLVGLTLAGMFSHTMAMASSDANAISAVVTRDIMPAVLPGFREVSTARGLRAARVVTVVFITVSMVVAIEADHFGGVLGIIVGMVAAVMGPISIPMLLGLLPAFRRCGPRAALTSWALGLGGYFFVKYGLDGASQTTVVVTPLVTSLVVYAGLGLFLPEPDAEADAVVAAVSGPEPGSGTATHAVAERA; encoded by the coding sequence ATGCACTGGCTCGACTGGGCCGCCGTAGGCGGCTACTTCCTGGTGATGCTGCTGATCGGCCTGTGGTCGCACCGGCGTGTCGACGACGTGTCCGACTACTTCACCGGCGGCGGCCGGATGCCCTGGTGGCTGACCGGCATCTCGCACCACATGTCCGGCTACAGCGCCGCCGTCTTCGTCGCGTACGCCGCGGTCGCCTACGACTACGGCATCACCGTCTACGTCTGGGCCTTCCTGCCGCTCGCCCTGGGCACCGGCGTCGGCGCCTGGCTCTTCGCGCCCCGGTGGAACCGGCTGCGTGAGCGCTACCAGGTCGCCTCCCCGCTGGAGTACCTGGTGCGCCGCTACAACCTGCCCACCCAGCAGGCGCTGGCGTGGAGCGGCGCCCTGCTCAAGGTCTTCGACGTGGCCGCCAAGTGGGCGTCAGTGGCGGTGCTGTTGAAGGTGTTCACCGGTATGTCGACGACCCACGGCATCCTGCTGACCGGCGTCGTCACCCTGCTGTACTGCACGGTCGGCGGGCTGTGGGCGGACGCGCTCACCGAGTTCGGGCAGTTCGTCATCCAGGGCGTGGCCGCGCTGTCGATGATGTGGGTCGTCCTCGACCGGCTCGGCGGCGTCTCCGCCCTCGGCACGCTGTGGCACCGGCTGCCGGCCGGGCACACCGACCCCCTCGTCGGCCCGTACACGGCGGGCTTCCTGACGGCGTACGTCGTCGTGAAGCTCTTCGAATACAACGGCGGCATGTGGAACCTGGCCCAGCGGTACATGGCCACCGACTCCCCGCGCTCCGCCCGCCGTTCGGCCGGGCTGTCGGCGGCCCTCTACCTGGTGTGGCCGGCCGTACTGCTGCTGCCGGCGGTCGCCGCTCCGGTGCTCATGCCGCACATCGCCGACCCGCAGCAGACCTACGCGCTGATGGCACAGTCGTACCTGCCCGTGGGCCTGGTGGGGCTGACCCTGGCGGGCATGTTCTCGCACACCATGGCCATGGCCTCCTCGGACGCCAACGCCATCTCGGCCGTGGTCACCCGGGACATCATGCCCGCCGTCCTGCCCGGTTTCCGCGAGGTGAGCACGGCGCGCGGACTGCGGGCGGCGCGGGTGGTCACGGTCGTCTTCATCACCGTCTCCATGGTGGTGGCGATCGAGGCCGATCACTTCGGCGGGGTCCTGGGCATCATCGTCGGCATGGTCGCGGCCGTCATGGGCCCGATCTCCATCCCGATGCTGCTCGGGCTGCTGCCCGCCTTCCGCCGCTGCGGTCCCCGGGCGGCCCTCACGTCGTGGGCGCTCGGTCTCGGCGGCTACTTCTTCGTCAAGTACGGCCTGGACGGTGCCTCGCAGACCACGGTGGTCGTCACCCCGCTGGTCACCTCGCTCGTCGTCTACGCGGGCCTGGGTCTGTTCCTGCCCGAACCGGACGCGGAGGCGGACGCCGTGGTGGCGGCGGTCTCGGGCCCTGAGCCCGGGTCCGGCACGGCCACGCACGCCGTGGCGGAGCGGGCCTGA
- a CDS encoding SGNH/GDSL hydrolase family protein produces MKRAASFVVAAAAIAATVGLSPHASSGAAAPARPAAVPAGSGQWTDTWASMPQLTEPGNMPPAPFTQSDRVFDNATLRQTVHVGVGGKRIRLRLSNAFGGADLPVTAVSVARPADGKAGVGAIVPGSSRRVTFGGQPGFDIPQGAQAVSDPLDFDVAPGSNLTVTLYLAHGQASTAITSHPGSRTTSHLLAGDHLDDADLPGATTVDHWYFLSGLEVWSRRTASATVVLGDSLSDGRGSTTNGNDRWPDRLRARLAVRPGTADIAVVNEAAGGNRVLRDGLGPNALARLDRDVLARSGVDRLIVFEGVNDIGTAGTSPADARRIAAELIGAYRQIVTRAHAQGIEVYGATLTPFGGNGYDDPAGAHESARQEVNRWIRTGGGFDAVIDFDRAARDPDAPGRLRPAYDTGDHLHLNPAGYQALADAVPVALFRR; encoded by the coding sequence ATGAAACGAGCAGCGTCATTCGTGGTCGCCGCCGCGGCGATCGCCGCCACGGTGGGCCTGTCCCCTCACGCCTCGTCCGGCGCGGCCGCTCCCGCCCGGCCCGCCGCCGTGCCGGCCGGGAGCGGGCAGTGGACGGACACCTGGGCGTCCATGCCCCAGCTGACCGAGCCGGGCAACATGCCCCCGGCTCCGTTCACCCAGAGCGACCGCGTGTTCGACAACGCCACGCTGCGGCAGACCGTGCACGTCGGGGTGGGCGGCAAGCGTATACGGCTGCGCCTGTCCAACGCCTTCGGCGGGGCCGACCTGCCCGTCACGGCCGTCTCCGTGGCCCGCCCGGCCGACGGCAAGGCGGGCGTCGGCGCGATCGTGCCGGGCAGTTCCCGGCGGGTGACGTTCGGCGGGCAGCCGGGCTTCGACATCCCGCAGGGCGCACAGGCGGTCAGCGACCCGCTGGACTTCGACGTGGCGCCGGGCAGCAACCTCACCGTCACCCTGTACCTCGCGCACGGGCAGGCCTCCACCGCCATCACCTCGCACCCCGGGTCCCGCACGACGTCCCACCTGCTCGCCGGCGACCACCTGGACGACGCGGACCTGCCCGGTGCCACGACCGTCGACCACTGGTACTTCCTGAGCGGGCTTGAGGTGTGGTCGCGGCGGACCGCCTCCGCCACCGTCGTCCTCGGCGACTCGCTCAGCGACGGCCGCGGGTCCACGACCAACGGCAACGACCGCTGGCCGGACCGGCTGCGGGCGCGGCTGGCGGTCCGCCCCGGCACGGCGGACATCGCCGTCGTCAACGAGGCGGCGGGCGGCAACCGCGTCCTGCGGGACGGGCTGGGCCCCAACGCCCTGGCCCGGCTGGACCGGGACGTCCTCGCCCGCAGCGGCGTCGACCGGCTCATCGTCTTCGAGGGCGTCAACGACATCGGCACCGCCGGCACCTCCCCGGCGGACGCGCGGCGGATCGCGGCCGAACTCATCGGCGCCTACCGGCAGATCGTCACCCGTGCCCACGCCCAGGGCATCGAGGTCTACGGCGCCACCCTCACCCCCTTCGGTGGCAACGGCTACGACGACCCGGCCGGCGCCCACGAGTCGGCCCGGCAAGAGGTCAACCGGTGGATCCGCACCGGTGGCGGCTTCGACGCGGTCATCGACTTCGACCGCGCGGCCCGCGACCCGGACGCCCCCGGCCGGCTGCGGCCGGCCTACGACACCGGTGACCACCTCCACCTCAACCCGGCCGGGTACCAGGCCCTCGCCGACGCCGTCCCGGTCGCCCTGTTCCGCCGGTGA